From the Saccharomonospora marina XMU15 genome, the window CTGAGACGGCCTGCGCGTTCGCCGTGATGCCGTCAACTCGCTCCAACTGGGTGTTGACGTGCGTGATCGTGTCATTGGCCCCGTGCAGCAGCGGGTCGGTGTTCTCGTGTGCCTTGCGGATGGCGATCGTGGCCTCGTCGAGCGTGCGGCCGAGCTTGACCAACGCGATCGCCGCGAACAACACCAGCAACACGAAGGCGCCCGCGGCGATCAACGCGGCGATCTGCCCTGCCGACACGTGCCCTCCTAAGGTTCGGTGACGACGCCGATTCGGGCGTCAGGCTACCGCGCGTCGTCGGCCGAGCCCGGAGCGCCCTGCCGGTCGTTGACCACATGGTGTTCACGCACCTCGCGCGACACCCGTCAGGGCTGTCGCGGCTGGTGTGCGCGCACGGTCCGGCGCAGCTTGGGCACCCGCTCGGCCAGTGCTCGTTCCGCTCCACGCTGGGTGGGGTTGTAGTAGTCCGTGCCGAGCAGTTCGTCGGGTGGGTACTGCTGGGCCAGCACACCTTCGGCGGCATCGTGCGGATAGCGGTAGCCGGTGGCGTTGCCGAGCCGGGTGGCGCCCGCGTAGTGGCCGTCGCGCAGGTGCGGCGGCACCGTGCCCACCCGGCCCGCCCGCACGTCGGCGAGGGCGGCGTCGATGGCGGTGATGACGGCGTTCGACTTGGGCGCCGTGGCCAGGTGCACGGTGGCCTGCGCCAACGCCAGCCTGCCCTCCGGCATGCCGATGAACTGCACGGCGTTGGCGGCGGCGACCGCGGACTGCAGCGCGGTGGGGTCAGCCATGCCGATGTCCTCGCTGGCGTGCACGACGAGCCGTCTCGCGATGAACCGCGGGTCCTCGCCCGCTTCGATCATGCGGGCGAGGTAGTGCAGCGCCGCGTCGACGTCGGAGCCCCTGATCGATTTGATGAACGCGCTGGTCACGTCGTAGTGCTGGTCACCGTCGCGGTCGTAGCGCACGGCGGCCTTGTCCACACATGACTCCACGGTGGCCAGTTCGATGGTGCCGTGCTCGGTGGCCGACGCCGCGTCGGCGGCGGCCTCCAGCGCGGTCAGCGCCCTGCGGGCGTCCCCGGCGGCCAGCCGAACCAGGTGGTCCAGTGCCTCGTCGGTGAGCTGGAACCGGCAGGCCAACCCGCGCTGCTCGGTCAGCGCGCGGCCGAGCACGTCGCGGATGTCGTCGTCGGTCAGCGGGCGCAGTTGCAGCACCAGTGAACGCGACAGCAACGGCGACACCACGGAGAACGAGGGGTTCTCCGTGGTCGCGGCCACGAGCAGCACCGTGCGGTCCTCCACCGCGCCCAGCAGCGCGTCCTGCTGCGTCTTGGAGAAGCGGTGTACCTCGTCGATGAACAGCACGGTGTCCTCGCCGTTGTAGCGGCGGCGACGCCTGGCCTCCTCGATCACACCTCGGACTTCCTTCACCCCCGCCGACAGCGCCGACAGTGCGACGAACCGCCTGCCGGTCGCCGTGGAGACCAGGTTGGCAAGGGTGGTCTTGCCGGTGCCGGGAGGGCCGTGCAGCAGCACCGACGCCGGGGCGGCGCCTTCGACGAGTCTGCGCAGCGGCGCGCCGTCGGTGAGCAGGTGCCGCTGCCCGACGACCTCGTCCAGCGTGCGGGGCCGCATCCGCACCGCGAGTGGCGCCCCCGGCGGCGGCTGCTGCGGTCGCGGGGCCAGGTCCGGCTGCTCCGGCGGCGGGGCCACATCGGGGTTCACCGTGAACAGTTCGTCTTGGTGCACACCTCGACGTTAGCCCGGGGCACCGACGGCCGGGGCCGCCCCGTCCGTAGCGGCGCTGTCGCAGGCCCGTCGCGGTGGGTCGCTCGCGGACACCGACAGCCGGGCTCGGCGACCCGCGGACCTGAGCATGATCCCGGCGGCGTGCGGCAGCAGGTCGCGACCCCTCCGCCACAGCCACGGCACACCACGGGTGAGCAGCCAGCCGAGATGGTCGACGGCCGTGGTGGTGGCGCCGCCGGAGCAGGCGAGGCTGACCGGCGACGGGACCGCGAAGCCGGCCGTGCGCAGCCGCTCGGTGAAGGCCCTCGCCAGCAGCCGGTGCCCGAGTTCGGAGGGGTGCAGCCGGTCCACGCTCCACGACGTGAGGTCGTAGGTGCCTGGCAGCGCGTCCAGATCGACACACGGGACGCCCGCGGCCCGCACCGCGGTGTCGACGGCGGTGTTGAGTTCGGTGATCCGGTCACGCAGCGCCCGGCGCAGTGGTGCGGGCAGCCGGAAC encodes:
- a CDS encoding DUF948 domain-containing protein, yielding MSAGQIAALIAAGAFVLLVLFAAIALVKLGRTLDEATIAIRKAHENTDPLLHGANDTITHVNTQLERVDGITANAQAVSGNVSALSSVFTATLGGPLVKTAALSYGITKAVRARRKGKDGEGRHSRRRRKGGRG
- a CDS encoding replication-associated recombination protein A, producing the protein MHQDELFTVNPDVAPPPEQPDLAPRPQQPPPGAPLAVRMRPRTLDEVVGQRHLLTDGAPLRRLVEGAAPASVLLHGPPGTGKTTLANLVSTATGRRFVALSALSAGVKEVRGVIEEARRRRRYNGEDTVLFIDEVHRFSKTQQDALLGAVEDRTVLLVAATTENPSFSVVSPLLSRSLVLQLRPLTDDDIRDVLGRALTEQRGLACRFQLTDEALDHLVRLAAGDARRALTALEAAADAASATEHGTIELATVESCVDKAAVRYDRDGDQHYDVTSAFIKSIRGSDVDAALHYLARMIEAGEDPRFIARRLVVHASEDIGMADPTALQSAVAAANAVQFIGMPEGRLALAQATVHLATAPKSNAVITAIDAALADVRAGRVGTVPPHLRDGHYAGATRLGNATGYRYPHDAAEGVLAQQYPPDELLGTDYYNPTQRGAERALAERVPKLRRTVRAHQPRQP
- a CDS encoding SGNH/GDSL hydrolase family protein; protein product: MPSDIRPARRLVVVGDSTAVGLGDPMADGTWRGVGPLVAAALGIAPDGYLNCSFTGARVRCVLRDQLPAARAHRADVALVVAGMNDTLRSDFDPHAVATDLHGVLAELVAVGTVPVAVRFHDHGRVFRLPAPLRRALRDRITELNTAVDTAVRAAGVPCVDLDALPGTYDLTSWSVDRLHPSELGHRLLARAFTERLRTAGFAVPSPVSLACSGGATTTAVDHLGWLLTRGVPWLWRRGRDLLPHAAGIMLRSAGRRARLSVSASDPPRRACDSAATDGAAPAVGAPG